A portion of the Oncorhynchus masou masou isolate Uvic2021 chromosome 11, UVic_Omas_1.1, whole genome shotgun sequence genome contains these proteins:
- the zzef1 gene encoding zinc finger ZZ-type and EF-hand domain-containing protein 1 isoform X4, translating to MGNAESGCGGGSGDEEDVEAESPGFAEGSPASAATGVGVANSGGSGSGRSGRGSNNPPVPGCGPPTPGVLLEQVKLREAAARISDSGVAIPESVLAGNEGVLVRWLEDRLSRGEESVNVEQFCEMLESRDAPRDECEEAFGQFDAEGDGVVDVENMLMALKNSNGANLQGELSHVIRQLQACTLTPGFVDIFSKSKDRLGAHASKILKFLHRNRIPSSAIPFPVLEGYNSICTMRSTVVQDFLEFLLQKEKDLDIQYRAELNRDPEVDKVKVVTQCYNFIEASSNAADIHKMTNGETVTFWQSDGSARSHWIRLKMKPDVVLRRLAIAVASNDHSYMPQLVSVAVGKNRRSLQEIKDVRIPSNVTGYVALLENANITHPYIQINIKRCLSDGCDTRIHGLKTLGYQITKSKEVSVSDASAIWYLSLLTSLVTASMETNPVLAQTVLQSTQKALKHMPPLSLTPSSTEFPKFFSMNILEEVDGFLLRIADCCVTPDAELTLLAFALARGSVAKILQSLSGISEHLEAEYRASSLISSMASVRLRLLYRNGKTLQLHLQACDVKGKEEKSGPENMLTESAATGDGFLTESGKKRASVILSTEDQSNFQVTQMKVKVRKGAIGAKCGLVFAYSEGDTFDAEKHFKRFKKYDSWNYKDYKEFVQDNLRIPLQAEDEPIGWFELEDDWNDVEIKLQTCRIAKFLMVKFLCARQDSAERLGVQSLSFSGYLCPGAERLDDLDDLSPQGDGSEGDMVTGLTLLKKTLFFIQQLTRDMVPTKFLLDFSGLNLILFWSFYNKLREIEGEEVMKSRVLVLQLLQNCFAVLPSPSSLEFRGLEESRGTEDGAVTSASASASPSTSSSSEPDSARAVWELYTHLCQIVDGLEAEGTVGKALRKEAVKAVLNGAAIFFPDKQSRRDKLFHMMKNITEEDQPESVKLTFESLCNYFSDQDPSGLLLLPPKGAPSDFDISPILSVMETLLLVATRECEVMMVDVSGGASRKVLLSLFWALQGSLLSWCYLQLKGGAAAAPTAADLARDILLKYVDQFLGSTKTVLGDLLQRYSGAEITDRLNGSILAMATRQMMIFLLELCFLDIPHCILLTSFSSLVVLLKNLSSETADIFSKVDLESCQQSQQPVVLRTWNMESPHNYENSRHETTIFACPGATSFEVEFDERSETEKRYDYLEFTDARGGKVRYDMKVGTEKWPKKVTFEAGPQLQFLFHSDSSNNEWGYKFTVTAHGLPDITVSWMSDLQLLVARLMGRLASRTMALKSPHEIRSVKELPAGKMAHVLSSPLWKPVFRHGLIESPHVHTDEVKTCQPGCSDCFMRFCDDFGHWNPTEEALDSRTQLMKSLMLACKKQPIRNEIVAGWKADMAVNAIFAAMIYHTPALNQALRIYVASQGGQASLSEDFVQVFSLAESIKTWMLEMKQRYLVGKMNVSEEEKEDGNCEVTMDGLAEMVLGKANLLLRFPPSGASSRLDTDFSRVAEGSAVLLRSISISEGDFQPSTSLGTQSSQAAGSEVGGCEARSGAVGPVPGPGCPHSFRVQPQDSTASDPGPGPSSQGLLGSTESLSYQPGAAEPASTFPRKAPSFSRGRLRLLSLRSVEEPRSAPSIKERYPLLKHIINFMKDQTLTTVSIRQTLSLNKAQAQSVCKVLETVQQCLLSLGKPHLFQAPCILFLQELLACQKDFTSYFSQLSGSGQELREKVRRSYHRLVLMLVEAVQGFSSLNEKVLLPALSCVQTCLLHLLDMSWEVQDLPLFLQIKLPDLLLTMSQENISVHDIAISQWTEEDEIADYKKNRDWMDECVDGMFEKWYDKIDEEGSMEDRRKMHMFIARYCDLLNVVISCDGCERMAPWHRYRCLQCMDMDLCKTCFLSGAKPEGHEDDHEMVNMEYACDHCQGLIVGSRINCNVCEDFDLCFGCYNAKKYPDSHLPTHRITVCPMVTIRISDRHRLIQPYIHNYSWLLFAALALYTSDLSSERQQEGEPLGPDTLTQASALQTRCSQLITECLLKGQTGKGLRSSALLSLLASNESESELCPESPSQELSINTTTEDTSSLPGSTTAICSPLPSRDKRKAQGKEKEKEKEVQSPPAALEVCSTSEGEGGQEKGKKKLVKQDTLDSSSLSQTPSLSSEGTLSPVIRAPESVSETITSPTPEDIEEMREMMKERDEKMEKMAKVPIQEHVFAECSRERILGLLAAMLPPAKPGSTLALSSLSPILPQLFRVVISNAGCLNETYHLTLGLLGQLLLRIPPLEADVAVREALADKYELLTPGEGAASGADTQGWKTTQLLFSLGAVCLDSRIGLDWACSVADILRSLNACPQWSVVIAAFTDHCVRQLPQTLKRTNLFTLLVLVGFPEVLCMGTQSVFIDNANEQHHMILLKHFTEKNHAAVVDVKTRKRKTVKDYQLIQPQDSSATGSHSPGSQVQGIGQGQGPPQAQLTRYLSNFTSIISHLLQSSQDSSTPDAVEASWVVSLALKGLYNTLKKHGVAEAQEAIQQSGLTQLLVRKCSKGTGFSKLWLLRDLEILSIMLYSSKREIHSMAQGQDGEREEKEQDKEHDSDHSSCCADDPDPNRPDPLEGLDEETKICFQITHDALNAPLHILRAMYELQMKRTDSFFLEVQKRFDGDVIKTDETIRTLAQKWQPTKRPRSEERSTKAVDTDMIVVPCVSKPSHCEKATEETTVVTQKLITNTETDLQLSYAKQRRTKSSALLHKELDARSNRSVRQYLVKVNQAIATLYARHVLASLLADWPQGAPLSEEALELSGASHMAYILDMLMQLEERPLWERILQKVLVGCSQSMLGSLSLTACQFMEEPGMAVQVRESKHPYDNNTNFEDKVHIPGAIYLSVKFDSRCYTEEGCDELIMGSSSDFLQDLHNFSGSPQKWTDFEIPGDTLHYRFISDMSNTEWGYKFTVTGGHRGRFQTGFEILKQMLADDQVLSHLPLADIWEWQVGVACRQTGNQRLKAIHLLLRLLQCQSQRGCELTLLRPLWQLFMTMESGLSQDPTSITVLLPLHRALTELFFIAEARAMEEGILQEYLLALTTNEQLLARTALALKNIAAISLAINYPNKSTKLLNTSP from the exons ATGGGAAACGCAGAGAGCGGCTGCGGAGGTGGTAGTGGGGACGAGGAGGATGTCGAAGCCGAGAGCCCCGGGTTCGCGGAAGGCAGTCCGGCCTCTGCGGCCACGGGCGTCGGCGTTGCTAACAGTGGAGGCTCTGGTTCTGGAAGGAGTGGAAGGGGATCGAATAACCCTCCAGTGCCGGGCTGCGGACCACCTACCCCAGGGGTGCTTTTAGAGCAAGTCAAACTGAGGGAGGCGGCGGCCCGCATAAGCGACTCGGGGGTCGCCATTCCTGAGTCGGTCCTGGCCGGGAATGAGGGCGTCCTGGTGCGGTGGCTCGAGGACCGGTTGAGCCGGGGAGAGGAGTCTGTAAATGTGGAACAATTTTGCGAGATGCTCGAGAGCCGAGACGCTCCGCGAGATGAGTGCGAAGAG GCCTTTGGTCAGTTTGACGCAGAGGGAGATGGAGTGGTGGACGTTGAGAACATGCTGATGGCTCTGAAGAACTCCAATGGGGCCAATCTACAGGGAGAGCTGAGTCACGTGATCCGACAACTCCAGGCATGCACCCTAACCCCAG GATTCGTTGACATATTCTCCAAGTCCAAAGACAGGTTGGGAGCGCACGCCTCAAAGATCCTGAAGTTCCTCCACAGGAACCGTATTCCCAGTAGTGCCATCCCTTTCCCTGTTCTAGAGGGATACAACAGCATTTGTACCATGAGGTCTACCGTGGTGCAGGACTTCCTAGAGTTCCTCCTTCAGAAGGAGAAAG acTTAGACATCCAGTACAGGGCAGAGTTGAACCGGGACCCAGAGGTGGATAAAGTGAAGGTGGTCACACAGTGCTACAACTTCATAGAAGCTTCGTCCAATGCCGCGGACATCCACAAGATGACCAACGGCGAGACCGTGACCTTCTGGCAGTCAGACGGCAGCGCCCGCTCACACTGGATAAG GTTGAAGATGAAGCCGGACGTGGTGCTGCGTCGCCTGGCCATCGCAGTGGCATCCAACGACCACAGCTACATGCCCCAGCTGGTGTCGGTGGCCGTGGGCAAGAACCGGCGATCGCTGCAGGAGATCAAGGATGTGCGCATCCCCTCCAACGTCACAGGTTACGTGGCCCTGCTGGAGAACGCCAACATTACTCACCCCT ACATCCAGATCAACATCAAGCGGTGCCTGAGTGATGGTTGTGACACGCGGATCCACGGGCTGAAGACCCTAGGCTACCAGATCACCAAGAGTAAAGAGGTGTCTGTGTCTGATGCCTCGGCTATCTGGTACCTGTCACTGCTCACCTCCCTGGTCACAGCCTCAATGGAGACCAACCCTGTCCTGGCACAGACTGTCCTACAGAGCACACA AAAAGCCTTAAAGCACATGCCACCACTGTCCTTAACGCCGTCGTCCACCGAGTTCCCCAAGTTCTTCTCCATGAACATCCTCGAGGAGGTGGACGGGTTCCTGCTCAGAATAGCAGA TTGCTGTGTGACCCCTGATGCAGAACTGACCCTGTTGGCCTTTGCCCTGGCCCGGGGCAGTGTGGCTAAGATCCTCCAATCCCTGTCTGGTATCAGTGAGCACCTGGAGGCAGAGTACAGAGCCTcgtccctcatctcctccatggCCTCAGTCAGACTGCGCCTGCTCTATCGCAACG GGAAGACCCTTCAGTTGCACCTGCAGGCCTGTGATGTGAAGGGCAAAGAGGAGAAGTCGGGACCAGAGAACATGCTGACTGAATCCGCCGCCACTGGAGACG GGTTTCTTACAGAAAGTGGTAAGAAGAGAGCTAGCGTGATCTTGTCTACAGAAGACCAGAGCAACTTCCAGGTCACTCAGATGAAGGttaaa GTCCGTAAAGGTGCCATTGGAGCGAAGTGTGGCCTGGTGTTTGCCTACAGTGAAGGAGACACCTTTGATGCAGAAAAACACTTCAAGAGGTTTAAGAAGTATGACTCCTGGAACTACAAGGACTACAAGGAGTTTGTGCAAGACAA TCTGAGGATTCCACTGCAGGCGGAGGATGAGCCCATTGGCTGGTTTGAGCTGGAGGATGACTGGAACGATGTGGAGATCAAACTGCAGACTTGTCGCATTGCAAAG tTCCTGATGGTGAAGTTCCTGTGTGCGCGGCAGGACAGTGCAGAGCGTCTGGGCGTCCAGTCTCTGTCCTTCAGTGGGTACCTGTGTCCCGGGGCCGAGAGGCTGGATGATCTGGACGACCTGAGCCCACAAGGAGATGGCTCAGAGGGGGACATGGTCACTGGACTCACCCTGCTCAAGAAGACCCTCTTCTTCATCCAGCAGCTCACACGAGACATGGTACCCACT AAGTTTCTACTGGATTTCAGTGGCCTCAACCTCATCCTGTTCTGGAGCTTCTATAACAAACTACGGGAGAT tgagggagaggaggtgatgAAAAGCAGAGTGCTGGTGCTCCAGCTGCTCCAGAACTGTTTCGCCGTGCTGCCCAGCCCCAGCTCGCTGGAATTCAGGGGcctggaggagagcagggggACTGAGGATGGAGCAGTAACCTCAGCATCAGCCTCCGCATCCCCGTCCACATCCAGCAGTAGcgagccagactctgccagggcAGTGTGGGAGCTCTACACCCACCTCTGTCAAA TTGTAGATGGTCTGGAGGCTGAGGGGACGGTGGGCAAAGCCCTGAGGAAGGAGGCAGTGAAAGCCGTTCTGAACGGAGCGGCCATCTTCTTCCCAGACAAACAAAGCAGAAGAGACAAACTCTTCCACATGATG AAAAACATCACAGAGGAGGATCAGCCAGAGTCTGTGAAGTTGACGTTTGAATCGCTTTGTAATTACTTCAG TGACCAGGATCCCAGTGGCCTTCTCCTGCTCCCTCCTAAAGGAGCTCCTTCAGACTTTGACATCAGCCCTATCCTCAGTGTCATGGAGACCTTGCTACTGGTGGCCACTCGGGAA tgtgagGTGATGATGGTGGATGTGAGTGGCGGGGCCAGCAGGAAGGTGCTACTGTCTCTGTTCTGGGCTCTGCAGGGCAGCCTGCTCTCCTGGTGTTACCTGCAACTCAAAGGAGGGGCTGCTGCAGCCCCCACCGCTGCAGACCTGGCCAGAGATATTCTCCTCAAAT atGTGGATCAGTTCCTGGGCAGCACTAAGACCGTGCTGGGAGACCTGCTGCAGAGATACAGTGGAGCTGAAATCACTGACAGACTCAATGGATCCATCCTGGCCATGGCCACCAGACAGATG ATGATCTTCTTGTTGGAGCTGTGTTTCCTGGACATCCCTCACTGTATTCTGCTCACCAGTTTCTCCTCTCTGGTTGTGCTGCTGAAAAACCTCTCCAGTGAAACGGCAGACATCTTCTCTAAG GTGGACCTGGAGAGCTGCCAGCAGTCCCAGCAGCCGGTGGTCCTGAGGACCTGGAACATGGAGTCTCCTCATAACTACGAGAACAGCAGGCACGAGACCACGATCTTCGCCTGCCCCGGGGCCACTTCCTTCGAGGTGGAGTTTGACGAACGcagtgagacagagaagag ATACGACTACCTAGAGTTCACAGACGCCAGAGGAGGGAAGGTCCGCTACGACATGAAGGTCGGGACTGAGAAATGGCCAAAG AAGGTGACGTTTGAGGCTGGACCCCAGCTGCAGTTCCTGTTCCACTCAGACAGCAGCAACAACGAGTGGGGCTATAAGTTCACAGTGACGGCCCACGGCCTGCCTGATATCACCGTGTCCTGGATGTCAGACCTACAGCTCCTGGTGGCCCGACTCATGGGCCGCCTGGCCTCCAGAACCATGGCCCTCAAATCACCCCacg AGATCCGCAGTGTGAAGGAGCTTCCTGCTGGGAAGATGGCCCacgtcctgtcctctcctctgtggaAGCCTGTCTTCAGACACGGACTCATTGAATCTCCCCACGTCCACACAGATGAG GTGAAGACATGCCAGCCAGGTTGTTCTGATTGTTTCATGAGATTCTGTGACGACTTTGGTCACTGGAACCCGACAGAGGAGGCACTAGACAGCAGGACTCAGTTGATGAAAAGCCTCATGCTGGCCTGCAAGAAGCAGCCAATTAGGAACGAGATAGTTGCGGGGTGGAAGGCTGACATGGCGGTGAATGCCATCTTTGCAGCCATGATTTACCACACGCCAGCCCTCAACCAAGCTCTCAGGATCTATG TAGCCAGCCAGGGTGGTCAGGCGAGTCTGAGTGAAGACTTTGTGCAGGTCTTCTCACTGGCTGAGAGCATCAAAACATGGATG TTGGAGATGAAGCAGCGGTATCTGGTGGGCAAAATGAATGtctctgaggaggagaaggaggatggcaaCTGTGAAGTAACCATGGATGGTCTCG CTGAGATGGTCCTTGGGAAGGCCAATCTTTTGTTGAGATTCCCCCCCAGTGGTGCTTCTTCTCGCTTGGACACCGACTTCTCCAGGGTAGCAGAGGGCAGCGCTGTCCTCCTCCGCTCCATCTCCATATCAGAGGGGGACTTCCAGCCGAGTACCTCGTTGGGAACCCAGTCCTCCCAGGCAGCAGGCTCTGAGGTGGGGGGCTGTGAGGCAAGGTCTGGAGCTGTGGGCCCAGTGCCTGGACCAGGCTGCCCTCATTCTTTCAGGGTCCAGCCCCAAGATTCAACAGCTTCTGACCCAGGGCCGGGCCCATCCAGCCAGGGCCTCCTGGGATCCACAGAGAGCCTGTCTTACCAGCCAGGGGCAGCAGAGCCTGCCTCCACCTTCCCCCGGAAGGCTCCCTCCTTCAGCCGGGGCCGCCTCCGCCTCCTCTCCTTGCGCTCCGTGGAAGAGCCTCGCTCTGCCCCCTCTATCAAGGAACGCTACCCTCTCCTCAAACACATCATCAACTTCATGAAGGACCAGACACTGACTACTGTCAG TATCCGGCAGACGCTGTCCTTGAACAAGGCCCAGGCTCAGAGTGTGTGTAAGGTACTGGAGACGGTACAGCAGTGTTTACTGTCCCTGGGGAAACCACACCTCTTCCAGGCCCCCTGCATTCTGTTCCTACAGGAACTGCTGGCCTGCCAGAAAGACTTCACCAG TTATTTCTCCCAGTTGTCTGGAAGTGGGCAGGAgctgagagagaaggtgaggaggtcCTACCATCGACTAGTCCTCATGCTGGTGGAGGCAGTACAAGGCTTCAGCAGTCTCAACGAGAA GGTCCTGCTGCCTGCCCTTTCCTGTGTTCAGACATGCTTGCTGCATCTCCTGGACATGAGCTGGGAGGTGCAGgacctccccctgttcctccagATCAAACTACCTGacctcctcctcaccatgtccCAGGAGAACATCAGCGTGCACGACATTGCCATCAG TCAGTGGACGGAGGAGGATGAGATAGCAGACTACAAGAAGAACCGGGACTGGATGGACGAGTGTGTGGATGGGATGTTTGAGAAGTGGTATGACAAGATTGACGAGGAGGGTTCCATGGAGGACAGGAGAAAG ATGCACATGTTCATAGCTCGTTATTGCGACCTGCTCAACGTGGTGATCTCCTGTGATGGCTGTGAGAGGATGGCCCCCTGGCACCGGTACCGCTGTCTGCAGTGTATGGACATGGACCTGTGCAAGACCTGCTTCCtca GTGGTGCCAAACCTGAGGGTCACGAGGACGACCATGAGATGGTGAACATGGAGTATGCATGTGACCACTGCCAGGGCCTCATTGTGGGCAGCAGGATCAACTGTAATGTCTGTGAAGACTTTGACCTCTGCTTCGGCTGCTACAATGCCAAGAAATACCCCGACAG TCACCTCCCGACCCATCGGATCACCGTCTGTCCCATGGTGACCATCAGGATCAGTGACCGCCACCGTCTCATACAGCCCTACATCCACAACTACTCCTGGCTGCTGTTTGCTGCCTTGGCCCTGTACAC CTCAGACCTGAGCAGCGAGAGACAGCAGGAGGGGGAGCCTCTGGGGCCAGACACCCTGACCCAGGCCTCCGCCCTGCAGACACGCTGCTCACAGCTCATTACCGAGTGCCTGCTCAAGGGACAGACTGGCAAAG gtCTGCGGTCCTCTGCCCTGCTGTCCCTGCTGGCCTCTAATGAGTCAGAGAGTGAGCTGTGTCCTGAGTCACCCTCCCAGGAGCTCAGCATCAACACCACCACAGAAGACACATCTTCTCTGCCTGGCTCCACCACTGCTATCTGCTCACCACTGCCCTCTAGGGACAAG agaaaagcccaggggaaggagaaggagaaggagaaggaggtgcAGTCTCCCCCTGCTGCCCTGGAGGTGTGCTCCAcgtcagagggagaaggaggacaggagaaggggAAGAAGAAGCTGGTGAAACAGGACACCCTAGACTCGTCCAGCCTCAGCCAGACCCCATCTCTGTCCAGCGAGGGAACACTCTCTCCCGTGATCAGAG CTCCAGAGTCGGTCTCCGAGACCATCACCTCTCCAACGCCTGAGGACatagaagagatgagagagatgatgaaggagagggatgagaagatGGAGAAGATGGCCAAGGTGCCCATCCAGGAGCATGTGTTTGCAGAGTGCTCCAGAGAGAGGATCCTGGGGCTGTTAGCTGCCATGCTGCCTCCAGCCAAACCG ggcTCCACCCTTGCTCTGTCCAGCCTGAGCCCCATCCTGCCCCAGCTCTTCAGGGTGGTCATCTCCAATGCCGGGTGTCTGAACGAGACCTACCACCTGACCCTTGGTCTCCTGGGGCAGCTGCTGCTGAGGATACCACCCCTGGAGGCGGACGTGGCCGTCAGAGAGGCCCTCGCCGATAAGTACGAGCTGCTCACCCCTGGAGAGGGGGCTGCCTCCGGGGCTGACACACAGGGCTGGAAGACCACCCAGCTACTTTTCAGCCTGGGGGCTGTCTGTCTGGACAG TCGTATAGGTCTGGACTGGGCGTGTTCGGTGGCTGATATCCTGCGGAGCCTGAACGCCTGTCCCCAGTGGAGTGTTGTCATAGCAGCCTTCACTGACCACTGTGTCCGGCAACTACCACAAACGCTCAAACGCACCAACCTCTTCACCCTGCTGGTGCTGGTCGGCTTCCCTGAG GTGCTGTGTATGGGCACCCAGTCAGTGTTCATAGACAATGCCAACGAGCAGCATCATATGATCCTACTCAAGCACTTCACCGAGAAGAACCACGCTGCTGTGGTGGATGTCAAGACCCGCAAGAGAAAGACAG TTAAGGACTACCAGCTGATCCAGCCGCAGGATTCCAGTGCTACAGGCTCCCACAGCCCAGGGTCCCAGGTCCAGGGcataggtcagggtcagggacccCCCCAGGCCCAGCTAACCCGCTACCTCAGTAACTTCACCTCCATCATCAGCCACCTGCTGCAGAGTAGTCAGGACAGCAGCACCCCCGACGCTGTGGAGGCCTCCTGGGTCGTCTCACTGGCCCTCAAGGGCCTCTACAACACACTCAAG AAGCACGGCGTTGCTGAGGCCCAGGAGGCCATCCAACAATCCGGTCTGACCCAGCTCCTGGTGAGGAAGTGCAGTAAGGGGACAGGCTTCAGTAAGCTGTGGCTGCTCCGAGACCTGGAGATCCTCTCCATAATGCTCTACTCCTCCAAGAGAGAGATCCACAGCATGGCCCAGGGCCAggacggggagagggaggagaaggagcaaGACAAGGAGCATGACTCGGACCACTCTAGTTGTTGTGCCGACGACCCCGACCCCAACCGGCCTGACCCACTGGAGGGGCTCGACGAAGAGACTAAGATTTGCTTCCAG ATTACCCATGATGCCTTAAACGCGCCCCTGCACATCCTGCGGGCCATGTACGAGCTGCAGATGAAGAGAACGGACTCCTTCTTTCTGGAGGTGCAGAAGAG GTTTGATGGAGACGTGATCAAGACGGACGAGACGATTAGGACGCTGGCTCAGAAGTGGCAGCCCACCAAGAGACCTCGCTCTGAGGAGAGGAGCACCAAGGCCGTGGACACTGACATGATCGTCGTGCCCTGTGTG tCCAAGCCGAGTCACTGTGAGAAGGCTACGGAGGAGACCACGGTGGTGACTCAGAAGCTGATCACCAACACGGAGACTGACCTCCAGCTGAGCTACGCCAAGCAGCGCCGCACCAAGTCCTCCGCCCTGCTGCACAAGGAGCTGGACGCCCGCAGCAACCGCTCTGTCAGACAGTACCTAGTCAAG GTGAACCAGGCCATCGCCACCCTGTATGCCCGCCACGTGCTGGCGTCGCTGCTGGCTGACTGGCCCCAGGGGGCGCCACTGAGTGAGGAGGCTCTGGAGCTGAGCGGGGCATCACACATGGCCTACATCCTGGACATGCTGATGCAGCTGGAGGAACGACCACTCTGGGAGAGG ATTCTACAGAAAGTGCTGGTTGGCTGCAGCCAGAGCATGCTGGGTAGTTTGTCTCTGACAGCGTGTCAGTTCATGGAGGAGCCTGGCATGGCCGTGCAAGTCCGGGAGTCCAAACACCCCTACGACAACAACACTAACTTTGAG gacaagGTGCACATCCCAGGGGCCATCTACCTATCTGTGAAGTTTGACTCCCGCTGTTACACAGAGGAGGGCTGTGATGAACTTATCATGGGCAGCAGCTCTGACTTTCTCCAGGATCTGCACAACTTCAGCGGCTCCCCACAGAAATGGACTGACTTCGAAATCCCTG GGGATACTCTGCACTACAGGTTCATCTCAGACATGAGCAACACAGAGTGGGGATACAAATTCACTGTCACTGGGGGACACAGGGGCCGCTTCCAGACAG GTTTTGAGATCCTAAAACAAATGTTGGCTGACGACCAAGTGCTCAGCCACCTCCCATTGGCTGACATCTGGGAGTGGCAGGTGGGCGTGGCCTGCCGCCAGACCGGGAACCAAAGACTGAAGGCCATCCACCTGTTGCTCCGCCTCCTGCAGTGTCAATCACAGAG gggcTGTGAGCTGACCCTGCTGAGGCCTCTATGGCAGCTGTTCATGACCATGGAGAGCGGTCTGAGTCAGGACCCCACCAGTATCACTGTACTGCTGCCCCTACACAGAGCACTCACGGAGCTCTTCTTCATTgctgaagccagggccatg GAGGAAGGCATTCTCCAGGAGTACCTATTAGCCCTAACCACCAATGAACAGCTCCTAGCCCGCACAGCACTG